The following are from one region of the Cloacibacterium normanense genome:
- a CDS encoding GAF domain-containing protein: MEIKKRLSSIIESPSHNTTEKLEKICHLLDQEFDYFNWTGFYFKNGDKEELVLGPYVGAVTDHTVIPFGKGICGQVAVSNETFVVPDVWEQDNYLACSLETKAEIVVPIIKDGVNIGQIDIDSHKKDPFTDEDRELLEWLCAELAKIL, from the coding sequence ATGGAAATTAAAAAAAGACTTTCATCTATTATTGAAAGCCCAAGTCACAATACCACCGAAAAGTTAGAAAAAATCTGTCATCTTCTAGACCAAGAGTTTGATTATTTTAACTGGACGGGTTTTTATTTTAAAAATGGCGATAAGGAAGAATTGGTTTTAGGACCTTATGTTGGTGCAGTTACAGATCATACTGTAATTCCTTTTGGTAAAGGGATTTGTGGACAAGTTGCGGTTTCAAACGAAACTTTTGTAGTGCCAGATGTTTGGGAACAAGATAATTATTTGGCTTGTTCGCTAGAAACCAAAGCAGAAATTGTAGTTCCTATCATTAAAGATGGTGTAAATATTGGCCAAATAGATATAGATTCTCACAAAAAAGACCCTTTTACAGATGAGGATAGAGAATTGCTAGAATGGTTGTGTGCTGAATTGGCAAAGATTTTATAA
- a CDS encoding YceI family protein yields the protein MKNLAKTINRVFILLSLLAVAVFYAQSVTGKSFKVAVNGTSPMHDWTMTSTSAVFTGTVNGNAITNVKFVMASKNLKSEKGKMMDNKAYKALKADANPNITFTAASLPVGKSNVAGKLTIAGVTKNVNITVNVEKNGNSYKITGSESLKMSEYGMETPGFLGVTTGDAVTVNVNIVAN from the coding sequence ATGAAAAATTTAGCCAAAACAATTAATCGCGTTTTTATCTTACTTTCCCTTTTAGCAGTAGCTGTATTTTATGCACAAAGCGTTACTGGAAAATCTTTTAAAGTGGCAGTAAACGGAACATCTCCAATGCACGATTGGACAATGACTTCTACATCTGCAGTATTCACTGGTACTGTAAATGGTAATGCTATTACTAATGTAAAATTTGTAATGGCTAGTAAAAACCTAAAAAGTGAAAAAGGTAAAATGATGGACAACAAAGCTTATAAAGCTTTAAAAGCAGATGCAAATCCTAACATTACTTTCACTGCTGCTTCTTTACCTGTAGGAAAAAGCAACGTAGCTGGTAAATTAACAATCGCAGGTGTTACTAAAAACGTTAACATTACTGTAAACGTAGAAAAAAATGGTAATTCTTATAAAATTACTGGGTCTGAAAGCTTAAAAATGTCTGAATACGGTATGGAAACTCCAGGTTTCTTAGGTGTAACTACAGGTGATGCTGTTACAGTAAACGTAAATATCGTAGCGAACTAA
- a CDS encoding nicotinate-nucleotide adenylyltransferase: MSVIKQYLTPKQKALAINLDPNIYGTFAEIGAGQETVRHFFRAGAASQTIAKAMSAYDKDYSDAIYGKEDKNRYVTQNRLKKMLRHEVGLIQERLDKEENAHRKFFSFANTVTTINYQKTFLGHGWVGIMFQAQPGQEYSEIVLHVKFKENDATLQQETLGNLGVNLVYGAFHLYDNPRRLIKSLYDDISVDKIEIDMIDFQGPAFPYVDNRLMSLQLIKNSMTEAVIFNSEGKNMLPADLLYRKDVFAVRGSFRPVTLVNVDMFENGLKMFLNETEGKPEDTVILFEITVSNLKASGNLDERDFLDRVDVLAKLGYTVMISNFSEYYRLVDYFTSYNVRYTGIAMGVNNLLMVFDEDYYKHLSGGILEAFGKFFKKDMRVYLYPYKDPKTHELLTSENLKVNDNLKELYKYFKHNRRIVDIKDYNPEHSEIYSREILQKISNSELGWEEQLPDGVAAMIKERGMFGYKEDITFEEY, encoded by the coding sequence ATGTCTGTAATTAAGCAATATCTTACTCCCAAGCAAAAGGCTTTAGCCATCAATTTAGACCCTAATATATATGGTACTTTTGCAGAAATTGGTGCGGGACAAGAGACGGTTCGTCATTTCTTTAGAGCGGGAGCTGCTTCTCAAACGATTGCAAAAGCAATGTCTGCTTATGATAAGGATTACAGTGATGCTATTTATGGTAAAGAAGATAAAAATAGATATGTAACCCAAAATAGACTGAAAAAAATGCTTCGTCATGAAGTAGGTCTTATCCAAGAGCGTTTAGATAAAGAAGAAAATGCACATCGTAAATTTTTCTCTTTTGCAAATACAGTAACTACCATTAATTATCAAAAAACCTTTTTAGGTCACGGTTGGGTAGGAATTATGTTTCAGGCGCAACCTGGTCAAGAGTACAGCGAAATTGTATTGCATGTAAAATTTAAAGAAAATGATGCTACACTTCAGCAAGAAACGCTAGGAAATCTTGGGGTAAACTTGGTTTATGGAGCATTTCATCTATATGACAATCCTAGAAGATTAATCAAAAGTTTGTATGATGATATTTCGGTGGATAAAATTGAAATAGACATGATTGATTTTCAGGGACCTGCTTTTCCTTATGTGGATAATCGATTGATGAGTCTTCAGTTGATTAAAAATTCTATGACAGAAGCGGTTATCTTCAATTCTGAGGGGAAAAACATGCTTCCAGCGGATTTATTGTATAGAAAAGATGTTTTTGCAGTAAGAGGAAGTTTCAGGCCAGTAACTTTGGTGAATGTAGATATGTTCGAAAACGGTCTAAAAATGTTCCTCAATGAAACAGAAGGAAAACCAGAAGATACCGTTATTCTTTTCGAAATTACAGTTTCTAATCTCAAAGCTTCCGGAAATTTAGACGAAAGAGATTTCTTAGATAGAGTAGATGTTTTGGCGAAATTGGGTTATACCGTGATGATTTCTAATTTCTCAGAATATTATAGATTAGTAGATTATTTCACTTCTTATAATGTAAGGTATACCGGAATTGCGATGGGAGTTAATAATTTATTGATGGTTTTTGATGAAGATTATTACAAACATCTTTCTGGTGGAATCTTAGAAGCATTTGGTAAGTTCTTCAAAAAAGATATGAGAGTATATCTGTATCCTTATAAAGATCCTAAAACACACGAATTGCTCACATCAGAAAACTTAAAAGTGAATGACAATCTTAAAGAATTGTATAAATATTTTAAACATAACAGAAGAATTGTAGATATTAAGGATTATAATCCAGAGCATTCTGAAATTTATTCTAGAGAAATTTTGCAGAAAATTTCGAATAGTGAATTAGGCTGGGAAGAGCAATTACCAGATGGAGTGGCGGCAATGATTAAAGAAAGAGGAATGTTCGGTTACAAAGAAGATATTACATTCGAAGAATATTAA
- a CDS encoding MBL fold metallo-hydrolase, with protein MKLKFLGTGTSQGIPVIGSTHPVCLSTNPKDKRLRSSVMITDDDGKKILIDCGPDFRQQMLTNQESNLDALLITHEHNDHVIGLDDLRPIIFQKRKDISIYCLPRVGKEIQNRFPYAFTEDKYPGAPSFEITEIGNKPFIIENTEITPIQVIHYKLPILGYKFKNLAYITDASFISEEEQEKLKNLDVLIINCLRKDEPHVAHYILPEILELVEKLQPKTTYLTHISNRFGFHDEIEAMTPENVHPAYDGLEIAF; from the coding sequence ATGAAGTTGAAATTTCTAGGAACTGGCACTTCACAAGGCATTCCCGTGATTGGATCTACTCATCCTGTTTGCTTATCTACTAATCCTAAAGACAAAAGACTAAGGTCATCTGTCATGATTACGGATGATGATGGAAAAAAGATTCTTATTGATTGTGGTCCAGATTTTCGTCAACAAATGCTCACCAACCAAGAAAGCAATTTAGACGCCTTATTAATTACGCATGAACATAATGACCATGTTATTGGTTTAGATGATTTACGCCCTATTATTTTCCAAAAAAGAAAAGATATTTCTATTTATTGTTTGCCAAGAGTAGGAAAAGAGATTCAAAATAGGTTTCCGTATGCTTTTACAGAAGACAAATATCCTGGCGCTCCGAGTTTTGAAATCACAGAAATAGGAAATAAACCATTTATTATAGAAAACACAGAAATTACTCCTATTCAAGTAATACATTATAAGTTACCAATTCTAGGTTATAAGTTCAAAAACCTCGCTTATATTACTGATGCCAGTTTCATTTCGGAAGAAGAACAAGAAAAATTGAAAAATTTAGATGTTCTTATTATTAACTGCTTAAGAAAAGATGAACCACATGTTGCACATTATATATTACCTGAAATTCTAGAATTGGTAGAAAAACTACAACCCAAAACTACATATCTTACTCATATTAGCAATAGATTTGGCTTCCATGACGAGATAGAAGCGATGACGCCAGAGAATGTTCATCCTGCATATGATGGACTAGAAATAGCGTTTTAA